The genomic window AGAACTTGTGCGCCCATTTGCGGATCTGCGGCAAAGGGTCGATCAGATAGACCATCTGATGGCACGGCTCCCACTCCAGCCCGATATTATCGTCAGGCGTCTCGTTGAACATCAGTTCCCAGGCGTCGGGATTATGGGCGATATTCCAGTCGCCGGTCGCCCAGTTGCCGTCCATGGCGCAATTCTCGAAGGCGATCTTGATGCCCTTGTCGGCGGCGCGCTTGGCAAGCTCGCTCCAGATCTGCTTGTAGCGAGGCAGGCTGTCGGTCAGCGGCTTGCCGCGGATGCGGCCGGTGAAGCCGGCAACGCAGGTGGCGCCGAAGTGATGGGCATTGTCGATGCAGTCCTTCCAGCCCTGCAGCGTCTCGAGGTCGATCGCGGTCTCTTCCAGCGGATTGCCGAACATGCCGAGCGTCGAGATGGTGATGTCGCGGTCGCCGATCGCATCGAGGCAGCGCTTGCCGAGTTCGGCAAGGTCCTGGCCCTTGGTCGTCTGCCAGAAGAAGGGTTCGAAGCTTTCGAAGCCCATGCCGGCGATCTCGCCGATGCGGGTTGCGGCATCGCCCTTGTTGCCGCTGACCATGGTGCCGATACGAATGGATTTTGCAGGGTTGCTCACGTCACGTCATCCTATGCTGAAATTTCGACGCGCCTGCCCGTCTTGGCGCTTTCGATCGCGCCGAAGACCATGGCAAGGCTTCGGATATTGTCGGAATTGACCGTCTCGGGCCGTTTGCCGGTGCCGATC from Rhizobium leguminosarum includes these protein-coding regions:
- a CDS encoding sugar phosphate isomerase/epimerase family protein; the protein is MSNPAKSIRIGTMVSGNKGDAATRIGEIAGMGFESFEPFFWQTTKGQDLAELGKRCLDAIGDRDITISTLGMFGNPLEETAIDLETLQGWKDCIDNAHHFGATCVAGFTGRIRGKPLTDSLPRYKQIWSELAKRAADKGIKIAFENCAMDGNWATGDWNIAHNPDAWELMFNETPDDNIGLEWEPCHQMVYLIDPLPQIRKWAHKFFHVHGKDATIRWEVIKEHGIFGKEKFVFMRTPGFGDSNWTDIISELRLAGWSGSIDIEGWHDPVYRDALEMTGQVYALNHLKHARGGEFVVDPV